The genomic segment ATCCTAAATCACGCGCTACCTGCACCTGACGAGAAGAGGCATCGGCCAACACCACCGAAGCAGATTTGCCAACTTTATCCAAGGCGGCAAAGGCTGAGAGCAAACCCGATTTCCCAGCACCCATCACCAAAACTTTATCTTGGGCTTGCACATGACGATGCACCAACTGAGGGGCCCCACACACATCAAAGAGGGCCACGGCCAAGTTTGCTGAAAAATCCTCTGGGATTTTAGCCGCGATGCCAGATTCAAATAAAATAGCGTAACCCTGAACTTGCAATTGGCCAGTATGCAAATTGATCGAATGAATATTTTCTAACACCAAAGGAGTCAAGGTTAGTGAAACCAACGTGGCAATAAAATCACCCTTGCTAAGTTGCAGAGGCCCGCGATACCCAGCCCCCACTTCCAAAACCTTTCCTGCCAACATTCCACCCGATTCGGTTACAGGGTTATGCAACTTACCCTTATATTTTACTAAGGTAAGGATATGCTCTTTAAGTTTATGAGGATCTTCACCACACAGCTCTTTCATCTGGCGAAAAGAAGCCGAATCAACGTTAATTTTCTCAACTTGAATGA from the Deltaproteobacteria bacterium genome contains:
- a CDS encoding L-erythro-3,5-diaminohexanoate dehydrogenase — protein: MNREGNFYGLHRVMDERPCLPQVAKCLDPRLPIYSNEILIQVEKINVDSASFRQMKELCGEDPHKLKEHILTLVKYKGKLHNPVTESGGMLAGKVLEVGAGYRGPLQLSKGDFIATLVSLTLTPLVLENIHSINLHTGQLQVQGYAILFESGIAAKIPEDFSANLAVALFDVCGAPQLVHRHVQAQDKVLVMGAGKSGLLSAFAALDKVGKSASVVLADASSRQVQVARDLGFGAVEALADQPVDFLTRLPTRGGFNVVVNTTNKSDTEMAAILACKPRGKVLFFNMATQFGRAVLGAEGVGADVDLLMGNGYSQGHAEYVLDLVRRNKELRKYFEGIYAGEEKRS